A segment of the Aptenodytes patagonicus chromosome 3, bAptPat1.pri.cur, whole genome shotgun sequence genome:
AAAGACAAGGGCCGGTACAAATAAGATAATTATTCCTCTTTAGCGTacataatgacaaaaaaaaaaggatgacattttagtttttattattttatatttggccAGGACTTTTAAAGGAAGGACTTTTAAAGGAAACATCAAACATTCACTTTTCTGTAGGTCTAGAAAGGATTCAgtcttcccccacccctgcctcCCGTAGGATTTCTATTGGCCCTTCTCATATTCACACTGCAAATTAGTTGGGAATAGCAGTATTTCTACTAGATCAGCAACGTCTGGTTCTTATCCAAATGTTCCACCTAAAGAGGATGCCAGTTCTCATGGATTGGACAGCCCACCCTGCAGCATTCCTGAGAATTGTACAATATAATAATCTTGAAAGTCAGCAGAGTGGATTATCCACTTTTTTCTGGACTTGAACTTGTGACCTTAACAGTagcacagcagaaagcaaatgtgCTATGCACTTTGCCATAGTAACCTTCCATGTATTCTTTTCAACTTAAATACACACAATTGAAACAGCTACAATTTTGGAAAATTATGTACAAAccctatatttttttctttttgattacatataaatacaaattagCTATTCTTCTAAAAAGTGGTTATaatagtaaataaatacaaaataagaaTCTGACCATTATACTTCATGTGCTGGGGTTAAACCCATATAAAATGTACaactaaaatacatttaaaatctttaaaggaatatttctctgattaaaatatttgttttcccaaCTTTTTCGTAgacataaatatattttcaaaatagttgtgtttttttttctttccatttcattaCATAAATAAAGTCTTCATTGGGAAATATTAAagtgtcagctttttttttttttcatgtttgtctaATATATTTGCTGTGTTAGCGGCACCCACAACCCTCCACAACCATATCTTGATAGTTCTTTAATACAACTTTTTCATTCTCATCAAGGTAGAGCATGGAAATAGCACTCAGTTCTGTCGGCACACAGCAAGCCTTGGGGATTTTGGAATTCACTGAATTGACCAAAGTCTGAACAATGGCATGGTTTGTTGAGTTTAGATGATCTGCCAGTGGAAAAGGACATTCCCCATGGCAGTAAAAGGCACTATACCCCGGTGGGGCAACAATCCAGTCATTCCACCCCACATCATTGAAGTCCACATATAACGGATGCCTTTTGCAACTGTATTTGTGGCGTTTACGCTGTTTGTGTTTCGCTTGACGCTTTTCTCTTTTATGAAGCGGGTGTCCCTTGCCATCATGCCCAAACGTTACTAATAATGGCCTGAGCTGAGACCAGCTATCTTCGTCCTGATGTAAAGACCTGCTAATCCTAACGTGCCTCTTGGAGGCACTGTTCTCTTTGTCCAAGTGAACCACCTCTACCACAAACCCATGATTAGGTTGTCCATGTGCAATCCACCTCAAAACAGCTGGCGTTACATCAAAACTTTCCCATTTACTTGCATTATGATGCACCAACCTGGTGTCCAAAAGTCTTGTGACAGGGTCCTTAGAGGTGGCTGTGGCTGGCTTtataatttcataaatattaatacGGTGATGGTAGCTGCTGTTGTTCTCAAAGCCTCCGTGCACCTGTTTCCGAAAAATCTGGAGTTCAGCTGAGGTGATAGACTCCTCATTAGGGATGGAAGTTAAATTAAAGAAGAAACGCCGTGCTGTTTTCCCACTTGTTTCTGGCAGTTCTTCCAAAACTTCTAATTTGAttaaacagggaaaataaaaaaagaagaaagaaagaaagaaagaaatcagcaaCTGAGACAAGCAACCAAACCCCTCAGATAGTCCGCTGTTGGCAACTTCCAAATGACAGCTAACGCATGTGACATACAAGATCTGAAAGACTTTCAGGCAGAAAATGCCGCCTCCCTtgtctttctgtttatttatgcAAGCACGTATAGCATGAAGTTAAGAATGCTTCATTCACTGTTACGCATTTTGGTTGAATACTGGTGCCCTTTGCATTCCAGGTGGTTACAGTAAGTGGCAAGAAACACGCAGCATTACTTTGGAATTCAAGGACATCAGTGAGAAAACTCAAGCGCTATAGTTAGCGGGGGTCTGATGAGAACCATTAAAACTGGTTGAGGACTTAGGGTAActattgcttttctgcttttttcaggaATATGGCTCTAACGTCAGGCCCTTAAGCTccattctgaaaaatattactcCGCAATTTAGGTGACTTACAAAGCTTAACGCATGGATTTTCGTATCTTAATTAGAGACGGTGAACTCAACATCTGTAACGGCACTTTACGAAGCACGCCCTAGCATTTACCCAAAAGGGCCATAAAGAATGGCAGGAAGGTTCAACTGCTAAAACCGGGTGGATGGTAAAGGGACAACGAAACAAAGTCGCTTCTGAACAACAGGTTttcaaaaccaccaaaaaaaatataaaaaaattaaaaagtcgcTAAACCCCACGCCGTTCTCACCTTTGAGTCAAGAAATAATCGAATGGAGCTTCAGAGGGAGTAAAATGTATCTAGGGTTGCTAAGAAGTACGTTGTTGCTACAGACGCTGAAGAATTTAAAAGTATTTGCCAAAACAAATCTCTCTCAAATCATGGTTTTTAGTTTTGGTAGCAAGCATCCTGGAGAAACATCCACTTTCTAAGGGGAAGGCTTAACTGCTGTTAGCAGTTCTTAGTCATGTAACCATTCCCTGTTGACTCCCATACGGCTTTTTGCGTAAGGTAAGGCTCAGCTTTAAGGTATTTCAGGACCAGACCAATATTTACAAATACGCAGATGTTTTGAGTGGTCACAAGACGAACTTCTGCTTTCACGAAGCCGCTAACACAGAGTGAGAACTCAGTGAAAAAACGGAGTCACAttgattttcttctaaattttgtGAAAATTATAGAATAGCTTTTATGTCAAAAAGCAGTCTTTGCTGTAACAACTACTTGAAACTGCAGATAATTTTACATTTGCCTAAAAATTATAAATCTTGCCCTTTCAGCTCCTCTCTCGCGCAGCCCCTTGCCTACCGTGCTCAGGTTTAACGTGAGTGACCCATGCACTGGCATTTCCCCGTTCACTGCTAGGTGTTTACTTTCCACGTAGGGAAACGCAGACGATGAGAGGTTACGTTTCATCATTCACCTCCTTTCCCACGATAAGGCTGTCCACTGAACAGCACATCCACTTCTCCGAGGACACCTCCATTATCCATCAGAAACACTGAATACTAATGGATTTCTTTTCTCAACACAGTTTCACGTTAAAAGCATGGGAAAACTGCACTTCTGCTATTTTTACAGCGGGGCCACTGCATGCCGGCACCGGAGACTAGCAGCCAGGAATGATTACAACGTGGGGAAACGTTTCCCAAAGAGCACGCGAGCGACACGTGCGCCACCGGTGGGCTCCACGGGCCTACCCGTGCCATGGCTAATTCCGCAGCGACTGTTTTGGCTACGTAAGCCGGGAAACGCATCCAGTTGCTCAGCAAGGGCCTGTCCCAGAGGGTCCAGTGCCTCGGTGGGCTGCAGGCGAGGAGGGGTGGAGGTGCTGCTGGACGCCCCGCTCCGCATTTGGGCGGGTTACCTGCGTGTGAGAGCCGAAACCTGGCCACAGGGCTTTTACCAGCCCGGGCGCTGGTGGCTGGGGAGGCGTAGCGTGGGTCCGGGCTAAATCGCTCCTCGACGGCGGGGCGAGGGAGCGCTTGAGGAGAGGCCACGATTGATCGTTTCATTGATCTCTCACGGGGATTAGATAAGGATTAGAAAGCTCTGcagcggccccggctcagccgcgcATTAGGGAGACTTTCCTGCTCTTTAGCCTCGCAAAAGAAAAGCTATCTGTGGGAACGCTTAATGCGGAGCCGCTCTGTTTTAGcggaaaaagtaaataaaacaggaGCCTCTCGTCGGAcggaggcgggggggagaggagagaggttCGCAAAGCAAGCGCGCCACAGCAGAAGCCCCGGAGCCTGCAGCGGGGGCTCTGGAAGCACACCGCCGCCCCGGTGAATGTAACAAACCCCGTGTTACCGGCGGCCGAGCTTACGCGCTCCCGGGGAGGAATCCGCCCCGACGCTCCTCCTCCGgccctcccctttcccctccgcTCCCTCGGCCCGTCCCGCGGCCGCTGGCGGCCCCACGCCGCCGCGCGCGCCGAGCCCGCGCCCGtgaccggccccccccccccccaccaccaccacccgcccccgcgcccccggccctaCCTTCGTGGTGGAAGCTGCGGACGGTGTTGGCGCGGCTGGCGGCCCTCTCCAGCGGGTAGCCGAGGGCCGGCggctgccccagctgctggcccgCGTGCAGGCGGTAGAGGTCCAGCATGTAGGGGGGGATGACGACGTCCTTGCCGGGGCTGGGCCGCCGCTTCAGCCCGAACATGTGGAGCAGGCGCAGCTCGAACTCGCTGAGGAGGTCCTCGGGGCGCTGCGCGGCcgaggcggcgcggcccggctCGCTGAAGCGCCGCCGGCCCACCTCCGGCATGAGGCCGGCCGCGCCGCCCAGCagcacctggcagagcagcagcgcCAGGAGGGAGCGGGTCGCGGCAACCATGATCAACCtgcgcggaggaggaggaggaggcgatgGGAGCCAGTCAGCGCGGACACCGCGCCGGGGGAGCGcgacgcggggggggggggggggcggacgggGACGGTCCGCAGGTGGGTCCCACCCCGGCGCCCGGCCTGGCCCCCGCAGCGGGGCGAGGCGCGGGCCATGGCGAGCggcgcccgccgcggcccggccggcacccggcggggcgggagcggaggagccccccgcggggccccgtCGGGCCGCTTCAGGTGctcggcggcggcgcgcggcggagCGAGGCACGAAAATCCCCGTGGCAGGAGATCAAAGGGAGCgaggcgggacgggacgggacgggacgggacgggacggggcgggggagcggagcggggcgatCCGCAACAAAGGAGCGCGGAGGTGAAGGGGAGAAGGGGCCGGCCGCTGTcagcgcggcgggcgcggccgggggcaccgccggggccgggccgctgcCCTCGGCGGGGCACAGGTGTGCGCCCGGCCGGCCCGGGCCgggcctcccgccgccgccgccgcggctggGACCGCTCCGCGGGGAAAGCGCCCGGCGCCGGGAGAGGGAGGGGGCGGCTGCCCAGCCGACGCGCGAAGCGACCTCCCCGCCGAGCTCCCGTCCCGACCCCCGTGCTTCCcccccgagccgagccgagccgagccgagccgagccgcgggGGCTCGGGGCCGGCTCCGCTTCCCCCGCGCcggggctccgcgccggggcAGCGGCTTCCCCCAacggagagagagggagagctgTTTGCCCTCGGCGGAgtggaagaaggggaaggaggaaaatacaAATCCTGCTACGTCCTTAGCCAAACCCACAGGATATTCTTCTCCCCCGTGAAACTCTGCGCTgggttattattatcattattattattgttatgattAGTGTCCCGTCCCCCCTCTCTCTTCCAGAGCGCTAGCACCTCCGCCGTGGCCCACGGAGTCATCCTGCGGAGAAGGCTTTCAGCGGATCTGCGACCGCCGGAGTTATACCTGTGTGCAGCAGCAGGGGTTGTGTCTGCAGGAGGGTTTTCTGCTCTCGGGGTGTTTTTCCCGCATCACTTGGTGTTACTCCGAACTTCGCTGCTGCTCCTCTACAGCTGCCgagcagaaaacagaagttcCCTGAAGTACAGTCCGCCTCAGAAACATACTTTTAGCAGCTGGTTGAGGAGGCAGAAGGCAAGTCCCGGCCAGGGAAGGGCTTCTCCCTTTTAAGAGCAGCGATCGAAAAGTTgttgcttcttcttcttcttcctcctcctcctcctcctcgcgtgtgtgtgcgtgtgcctgCCCGTGAATGGGTCCCTACGTGTCTATGGAGTTGAAAggctccttttaaaaaatgtccttTGCATCACCCGCATCGGACAGATGGACATTTACTGAGACTCCCGCCGCAACATTAAGACGAAGCTTGACTTTTCTCCGCtcccttaaaaagaaagaagaaaggagggaggaggggaaaaaaaaaaaaggaggaaaaagaaaaaaaaaaaaaaaaaaagggtggggagTTAGCCTGCTGCCGGCCCGCGTGGAGCGGCCGCGCTAGGGGACAGCGCCGGGCGCCCCGCCGGCCtgcccgcctcccgccccgcacCGCACCATTGCCGGGGGtggccggccgccgccggggctttTTGTTGCGCGGCGATGTCACGACCCCGGAGGCTCGCGGGCCCGCGCCAATCACAGCCGCCCTGTGGGAGCGGGCTGCGGCCCCGCACGGCTTTTAAAGGAGACGCCGCCTCCCTCCCTcgttctcttccctccctcctccctcgcccgctccctccctcgcccggccgcccgcccgcgcccgaGTCGCGGTGCCGCCGGCCTCCGCGGCGGGACGAGGGACGGGGGCCGGCGTCCCCGTCCCGTTAAGCCGTGGGGCGCCGGCCCCCGATCCGGTGTGGGAAGCgccgcccgggccggccccgcgtCCCGCTCCGGGCGGCCGTGCCCCGCCGCCGGATCGGCGGCGGGGCACGGCCGCCCGGGGCGGGACGCGGGGCCGGGCGGAACAATGACCCATTGTGCGGCCCCGAGCGCTCCCGGGTTCCGCCGCCGCAAATCGGATTAGCGCCGTGCCCCGGacggccggggctgccggggtggTAAGGTGTGAAGGTCACGTAAGGTACCGGGAGAATCCCGGTGctttaaaagcactttaaatatatatatatatatacacacgcacgcGCTTATTTATGTTTCTACCCCCACCAGCGGCAGCGAGCGGGAGCCCGCTGCCCGAACCCGGCctcgccggcggggccggggctggaaACCCGGGGGTTTCCTCGCTCTCCTCCCCGAGAGACAAGCGCCGAGGCTCGGGAGGAGTCTCCTCCCGGAGGGCTGCCGCGGTGCATCCGACCGCGGgctcagccccggccggccgtgCGGACGGCAGAGGGTTGGGTtgttttgtgttgtgttgtgttgtgtgtgtgtgttttttttgttttttttttttttttaagatgtggcTGCCCTCCAGTGGTGGAAATGCGGCGGATCTCCGGCCCCGAAACGGCAACCCCGGCACAAACCAACCACCCTCCGCCAGCCCGCGGGCCCCTTCGCCTCCGCCCCGGCACCTGCCCCGGGGCCGAGCCGCGCTCCTttgcggggccggggcccggccgTGCCCACGCCGGCCCTCCCCGGCTTCGCTGCCTCGACCGCCCGCCACGGGCCCGGCATCGCGTGCGGCTGCGTACGGGCACGGAGGAAGACAGCGGTGGCAGGGGCGAAGAAGGCAGGCCCGTGCTCAGCGGGATCGGGCTCCCCAACCGAACTACGTCCCTCGCTCCCTTTGCCGATACTGGCAAATCTCTTAATCCCGATACGATTTAGTCATTTGTGGGTAGGGGTGCATCCTTTGCCCCGTCTCCTGTTTGTCTGCTTGGGCTCTGCGGTAGGGCCTGGCCCTTCTTGCGTAGGTATGCGGTACCTAGCAATTTAGGGTCCTCATCAAAGCCGAAGCCATCGGCACACCGTCATTAGCCGGGGTCCCGATGCTAGCGCAGGCTCCTTCCCGGCAAGGTGAGTGCCCTGTGCTGCACCTCCTCTTCCGAATACCTCTCAGGGGCTTCATTTGCAAAAGACACAGACAGCCTTTGACACCTTGAATTACTGCGGAGGAGGATTTAAAGCAATAACAACTGAGACAGCTCCATTACCAGCTCCTCCTTTGGGAGCGGCCTTCTCCCTCCATCTTACGACTTTTCAAGGTAGGAAAACCGCCGGTCTGAGGCAGGAATTCAGCACATTTGGACTGGAATAATTCCTCCTGTGGACCACCTTCTCTTGGCTTTCCTATCACGTTAGAGTGACTTCAGCTATACCGGCGAAACGTCACTGCAGGATGAGGTGCTCACACGGGGAGTTACATACCAGCATAACAAACCACCTTAGAACTACACCAGCGTAATTAGAGAGCTGGTAAAGCTCCTTCATACCAACAGCTCCCAACACTTGTTAACCCGATTTTCGCTCGCCAGCGCGCATACAGCAGGAGAGGTGACACAGAGCGAGGTGAAATCCTTCACAAGTTTAGTTACTTTTCCGTTGCATTCCAGCGCAgataatgtttaattttatgaCTTCCTGCAAGTCTTTAGCATGAACTGAAAGTGTGTGCAGTGTGACTTCAGGGTATGCCAATTATGTAAATCAGCACTAAAATAACAATGGCAACATAGTTTACACATCACTGACATTAAATGAGCACTTCAACTTCTAAT
Coding sequences within it:
- the BMP2 gene encoding bone morphogenetic protein 2 isoform X1: MVAATRSLLALLLCQVLLGGAAGLMPEVGRRRFSEPGRAASAAQRPEDLLSEFELRLLHMFGLKRRPSPGKDVVIPPYMLDLYRLHAGQQLGQPPALGYPLERAASRANTVRSFHHEEVLEELPETSGKTARRFFFNLTSIPNEESITSAELQIFRKQVHGGFENNSSYHHRINIYEIIKPATATSKDPVTRLLDTRLVHHNASKWESFDVTPAVLRWIAHGQPNHGFVVEVVHLDKENSASKRHVRISRSLHQDEDSWSQLRPLLVTFGHDGKGHPLHKREKRQAKHKQRKRHKYSCKRHPLYVDFNDVGWNDWIVAPPGYSAFYCHGECPFPLADHLNSTNHAIVQTLVNSVNSKIPKACCVPTELSAISMLYLDENEKVVLKNYQDMVVEGCGCR
- the BMP2 gene encoding bone morphogenetic protein 2 isoform X2; its protein translation is MVAATRSLLALLLCQVLLGGAAGLMPEVGRRRFSEPGRAASAAQRPEDLLSEFELRLLHMFGLKRRPSPGKDVVIPPYMLDLYRLHAGQQLGQPPALGYPLERAASRANTVRSFHHEEVLEELPETSGKTARRFFFNLTSIPNEESITSAELQIFRKQVHGGFENNSSYHHRINIYEIIKPATATSKDPVTRLLDTRTARGNKTGKGQKGWKSPACAWHTARGLAVRVLLQALPSDYCLTSGMNNLLPSEKQFKYKQLLCSG